ACGATCACACGACGTTCGTCAAGGCTAGCAGCTCGCGCGCCACGTCCTCGACGGAGGTGTTGACCAGCGTCTGATCGAACTCCGGCTCGGCCGCCAGCTCGACCTTGGCCGTGCCGAGGCGGCGCTCGATCACGTCCGGCGGTTCGGTGCCGCGCCCGGTGAGCCGGCGCACCAGCTCCTCCCAGGAGGGCGGGGCCAGGAACACCAGCTGGGCCTCGGGCATGGAGGCGCGGACCTGCCGGGCACCCTGGAGGTCGATCTCCAGGAGCACCGGCTCACCGGCCTCCAGGCGCTCCAGTACCGCCGCGCGCGGCGTGCCGTAGCGGTTGCCGGCGAACTCGGCCCACTCCAGCAGCTCCCCGTTGGCGATCAGCTTGTCCATCTCCTCG
The Streptomyces sp. NBC_01723 genome window above contains:
- the gmk gene encoding guanylate kinase, with product MAATPRGTSPVPPDARPRLTVLSGPSGVGKSTVVAHMRKEHPEVWLSVSATTRRPRPGEQYGVHYFFVTDEEMDKLIANGELLEWAEFAGNRYGTPRAAVLERLEAGEPVLLEIDLQGARQVRASMPEAQLVFLAPPSWEELVRRLTGRGTEPPDVIERRLGTAKVELAAEPEFDQTLVNTSVEDVARELLALTNVV